A part of Paraliobacillus zengyii genomic DNA contains:
- a CDS encoding ArsR/SmtB family transcription factor encodes MNVLNTTSRKRETYEVQLEYSLLWECALGIAAVTNSPLIKTLEKPQEYWEQVKSSISDDLLNHLATVEEKNTWKSLLQLLHQEEFTEIKHFISYITELSETDLKYICLPFIGQKYDEIRLRAAIGQHVAATELMTLTKDNPFFPTYIEFICDVNAAYLKEHLIAVMKGWFEQVIKNEKPEEVTTYLKTDLESKIHMSKRMSPEALVEWATGGIIYLPEPSIGRVLLIPQYVYRPWNIEADIEGTKVFYYPIANESIFPNKPHIPNNFLVLRYKALGDEVRLRMIKLLYENTLTLQDITNELDIAKSTVHHHLKILRSARLVEIVNGVYCLKKNALKSLPKEMEQYLNPR; translated from the coding sequence ATGAATGTTTTAAATACCACAAGTAGAAAAAGAGAGACATATGAAGTTCAACTCGAATATTCGTTACTTTGGGAATGTGCATTGGGGATTGCTGCTGTGACAAACAGTCCTTTAATTAAGACTTTAGAAAAGCCTCAAGAATATTGGGAACAAGTAAAAAGCTCTATCTCGGATGACTTATTAAATCACCTAGCCACCGTAGAAGAGAAAAACACTTGGAAGTCTTTATTACAGCTGCTTCACCAAGAAGAATTTACTGAAATCAAGCATTTCATTTCATACATTACAGAGCTATCTGAAACAGATTTAAAGTATATTTGTCTACCTTTCATCGGCCAGAAATATGACGAAATAAGGCTAAGGGCGGCAATCGGACAACACGTCGCAGCAACCGAATTAATGACGTTAACAAAAGACAACCCTTTTTTTCCTACTTATATCGAATTTATTTGCGATGTAAATGCTGCTTATTTAAAGGAGCATCTCATTGCTGTTATGAAAGGCTGGTTCGAACAGGTTATTAAAAATGAAAAACCAGAAGAGGTTACTACCTATCTAAAAACGGATTTAGAATCAAAAATTCACATGTCTAAGCGGATGTCTCCTGAAGCGTTGGTAGAATGGGCAACTGGTGGGATTATCTATTTACCAGAGCCAAGTATCGGTAGAGTCTTGCTAATTCCACAATATGTTTATCGACCTTGGAATATTGAAGCAGATATAGAAGGAACAAAAGTTTTCTACTATCCGATAGCAAATGAAAGTATATTTCCTAATAAACCGCATATCCCTAATAACTTTCTAGTTCTGAGATATAAAGCTCTAGGTGATGAGGTTAGACTCCGTATGATCAAACTATTATATGAAAATACCTTAACATTACAAGACATCACAAATGAACTAGACATAGCAAAATCTACGGTTCATCATCATCTCAAAATCCTTAGGTCAGCTAGATTAGTAGAGATAGTGAATGGAGTGTATTGTTTGAAGAAAAATGCACTAAAATCATTACCAAAAGAGATGGAACAATATCTAAATCCAAGATAA
- a CDS encoding MFS transporter, whose translation MAESLKRSVNEVSEFKKNHSAFRFIGGNVISFCGDQIYLIAIPLMVLAITGSPLSMGLVAALERLPILFQPLTGILADRYNRKHLLLLCDLARCIIVGLIGVLFIFDLLEIWFLNSAAFLIGILSQVYNIAQFASIPRLVRKEDLQAINSINTGLFNTAVLVAPGLGGLIISFYNPGYALLINSFSFLVAFFAILSINLKQEPQKHDKKSSFWLDIKEGFQFVIQTKPILYTNLAMLISIFGTTLFLTMMVFHLTDTINLTVEQTGILISIGGIGAITGALVTNLLSERFTYRRILFFASFIGGFSIILFGVASSYFLLIVFNALGTFAASLMNPCIVTIRQTLTPDHLLGRVQATSRFMAWILMPLAAFIAGLLANEFGTNFTIVLGGVVSTFASLFYLHQSLKYN comes from the coding sequence ATGGCAGAATCATTAAAAAGAAGTGTTAACGAAGTATCTGAATTTAAGAAAAATCACTCTGCTTTTCGTTTTATTGGTGGAAATGTCATATCTTTTTGTGGTGACCAAATTTATTTGATCGCTATTCCTCTTATGGTTTTGGCTATAACAGGTTCTCCATTGAGCATGGGGTTGGTAGCGGCACTTGAGCGTTTACCAATTTTATTTCAACCACTTACCGGGATATTAGCAGATCGTTATAATAGAAAACATTTGTTATTACTATGTGATCTGGCAAGATGTATAATTGTTGGTTTAATTGGGGTACTATTTATTTTCGACTTATTAGAAATTTGGTTCTTAAATAGCGCGGCTTTTCTTATTGGGATACTAAGTCAAGTATATAATATTGCTCAATTTGCTTCCATCCCAAGGTTAGTACGTAAAGAGGACCTGCAAGCTATCAATTCTATAAATACAGGTTTATTTAATACTGCTGTATTAGTTGCGCCAGGTCTAGGTGGATTGATTATTAGTTTTTACAACCCCGGGTATGCGCTTTTAATAAATAGCTTTAGTTTTCTTGTAGCATTTTTTGCGATTCTAAGTATCAATTTAAAACAAGAGCCTCAAAAGCATGATAAGAAAAGTTCATTCTGGCTAGATATTAAAGAAGGTTTCCAATTTGTTATTCAAACAAAGCCAATACTTTATACAAATCTAGCAATGCTAATTTCAATCTTTGGTACAACCTTATTTTTAACCATGATGGTATTTCATTTAACTGATACAATTAATTTAACAGTAGAACAGACTGGTATACTCATATCGATTGGAGGAATCGGAGCGATAACCGGTGCATTAGTTACTAATTTATTAAGTGAACGTTTCACATACAGGCGCATCTTATTTTTTGCTTCTTTTATCGGTGGGTTTTCGATTATTTTATTTGGCGTAGCATCTAGCTATTTTCTGTTAATTGTATTCAATGCTTTAGGCACTTTTGCTGCCTCATTGATGAACCCTTGTATTGTTACAATAAGACAGACACTAACTCCCGATCATTTATTAGGACGTGTCCAAGCTACGAGTCGATTTATGGCATGGATTCTTATGCCTTTAGCAGCGTTTATAGCTGGTCTATTAGCTAATGAATTTGGAACAAATTTTACGATAGTATTAGGAGGCGTTGTATCAACTTTCGCTTCATTATTTTACCTACATCAATCATTGAAATATAACTAA
- a CDS encoding C45 family autoproteolytic acyltransferase/hydolase: MLGNEELVLRLVELKGDYNQFGIEQGKELIALPNWDHLRKLTINENEEDVKELIKGISPNLYQELKGLAEGLDLDLDATIKHFSGYDVRFPKMGCTTLINDGYYARNYDFSPELYDARLVITNPTNGYASVGFSHQVIGRLDGMNEKGLVVGLHFVNNEHSEKGFVATTIVRMLLEQCANIEDTVSFIKTIPHGYCYNYSITDQSGKSIIIEASPDQQVINFSNPRICTNHFESDILRMKNSVDIQGSLKRKEYVSCLLRESLSPIAAYHHFNDETSPLFSKYYKEYFGTLHTVVYSPDNLSIIVGVGGNCKPLLFSLKEFMDGISTLPKSMEGTINQVM, encoded by the coding sequence ATGCTTGGGAATGAAGAGTTAGTTCTAAGACTAGTAGAATTAAAAGGGGACTATAACCAATTTGGTATAGAGCAAGGAAAAGAATTAATCGCATTACCGAATTGGGATCACCTGAGGAAATTAACGATTAATGAAAATGAGGAAGATGTAAAGGAATTAATCAAAGGTATTTCACCGAATCTTTATCAAGAACTGAAAGGCTTGGCAGAAGGTTTAGACTTGGATTTAGATGCGACTATTAAACACTTTAGTGGATATGATGTGAGATTTCCTAAGATGGGTTGTACTACTTTAATAAACGATGGATATTATGCTCGGAATTACGATTTCAGTCCAGAACTATACGATGCAAGACTTGTAATTACGAATCCTACAAATGGCTATGCTAGTGTAGGTTTTAGTCACCAAGTAATTGGTAGACTTGATGGAATGAATGAAAAAGGGCTTGTAGTAGGGTTGCATTTTGTAAATAACGAACACAGTGAGAAAGGTTTTGTTGCTACGACTATTGTTAGAATGCTATTAGAACAATGCGCAAACATTGAAGATACAGTAAGTTTTATCAAGACTATTCCGCATGGTTATTGCTACAACTATTCCATTACAGATCAAAGTGGAAAAAGTATAATAATAGAAGCATCCCCAGATCAACAGGTCATAAATTTCTCTAATCCTCGAATATGCACAAATCACTTTGAATCGGATATATTGAGAATGAAAAATAGTGTTGATATACAAGGCTCATTAAAACGTAAGGAATATGTAAGTTGCTTATTGCGAGAGAGTCTGTCGCCTATAGCTGCTTATCATCATTTTAATGATGAAACTTCACCATTATTTTCAAAATACTATAAAGAGTACTTTGGTACATTGCATACAGTTGTCTATTCACCCGATAATTTGAGCATTATTGTTGGTGTTGGTGGAAATTGTAAACCATTGTTATTTTCTTTAAAGGAATTTATGGATGGGATATCAACTCTTCCTAAAAGTATGGAAGGAACAATTAATCAAGTAATGTAA
- a CDS encoding MerR family transcriptional regulator — translation MSGFMRIQDISERTGISKSAIRYYESKNLLRSVERNSSGYRMYSEGQVAKIKLISSLRLADIPIKDIEAYLKENDTKSKKRMMDEWIQIIRGRLDRLNVSLHYLDSNCESEQIYLIEKSEETIIWFLAESNIGQFKEHVRKRMKELKKLNIPIKSCYLNYLSGKDLIKAKIGFCVPVDTHANKLSEIHSIEHTASCICIALAFKSPISKIQDGYQKLMRYAIENKWAPTGSILECYRGEDFSDLDLLMPVTQIGKREDV, via the coding sequence ATGAGTGGTTTTATGAGAATACAAGATATATCTGAAAGAACTGGGATTTCTAAAAGTGCAATAAGGTATTATGAATCGAAAAATCTACTAAGGTCAGTAGAAAGAAACAGCAGTGGGTATCGGATGTATTCTGAAGGTCAAGTTGCAAAAATAAAGTTAATTTCAAGTTTACGATTAGCAGATATACCTATTAAAGACATTGAGGCATATTTAAAGGAAAACGATACAAAATCAAAAAAAAGAATGATGGATGAGTGGATCCAAATTATACGTGGAAGACTTGATAGATTGAATGTAAGTTTACATTATTTAGATAGTAATTGTGAAAGTGAACAAATTTATCTGATAGAAAAGAGCGAGGAGACTATTATTTGGTTTTTGGCTGAATCTAACATTGGACAATTCAAAGAACATGTTAGAAAAAGGATGAAAGAACTTAAGAAATTAAATATTCCAATAAAAAGCTGTTATTTAAACTATCTATCTGGAAAAGATTTAATTAAAGCAAAGATTGGATTTTGTGTACCAGTTGATACACATGCAAATAAGCTTTCTGAAATTCACTCAATTGAGCATACTGCATCTTGTATTTGTATAGCACTGGCTTTTAAAAGTCCAATTTCAAAAATTCAAGATGGTTATCAGAAATTAATGCGTTATGCAATTGAAAATAAATGGGCTCCTACAGGTTCGATACTAGAATGTTACCGTGGCGAGGATTTTTCAGATCTTGACTTATTAATGCCTGTCACTCAGATTGGAAAAAGGGAGGACGTGTAA
- a CDS encoding oxidoreductase yields the protein MLTIGYIGNGKSTNRYHLPFVLQRDNINVKTIYRRNPAHDDWDKIAGVNYTSDLDELLNDKDIQLIVVCTRHDSHYEYAKQVLEHNKNCLVEKPFMETSEQAKEIFALAKEKELIVQSYQNRRFDSDFLTVQKVIEEGKLGELLEVEMHYDYYRPHVPESVHSFIPAFSFLYEHGCHTLDQVISYFGKPDSTHYDVRQLLGPGRMNDYFDLDLYYGRLKVSVKSSYFRMKQRPSFVVYGTKGCFVKETKDRQEEHLKLFYMPDNKDFGVDTLEYYGVLTYIDEEGTTHEEKVKSVNGDYGKVYDDLYEAIINGEDKVITDEQTLLQMELLETGVKNLK from the coding sequence ATGCTAACAATCGGTTATATTGGAAATGGGAAAAGCACGAACAGATATCATTTACCGTTCGTACTGCAACGAGACAATATTAATGTGAAAACAATTTATCGAAGAAACCCTGCGCATGATGATTGGGACAAAATTGCAGGCGTAAATTATACTTCTGACTTAGATGAGTTATTAAATGACAAGGACATTCAACTCATTGTAGTTTGCACCAGACATGACAGCCATTATGAATATGCAAAACAAGTATTAGAGCATAATAAAAACTGTTTGGTTGAAAAGCCATTTATGGAAACTTCAGAACAGGCAAAAGAAATATTTGCATTGGCAAAAGAGAAAGAATTAATTGTTCAATCCTATCAAAATAGACGTTTTGATAGTGATTTTCTAACTGTTCAAAAAGTCATTGAAGAAGGAAAATTAGGGGAATTGCTCGAAGTAGAAATGCATTATGACTATTATCGCCCACATGTACCAGAGTCTGTTCATTCGTTTATTCCGGCTTTTTCATTTTTATATGAACATGGCTGTCACACACTAGATCAAGTCATTAGCTATTTTGGTAAGCCGGATTCTACACATTATGATGTAAGACAACTATTAGGACCTGGAAGAATGAATGACTATTTTGATCTGGATTTATATTATGGCAGGTTAAAAGTATCAGTTAAATCAAGTTATTTTAGAATGAAACAAAGACCTAGCTTCGTCGTTTACGGCACTAAGGGTTGTTTTGTGAAAGAGACGAAAGATCGCCAAGAAGAACATTTAAAGCTATTTTACATGCCTGATAACAAGGATTTTGGCGTTGATACACTAGAATATTATGGTGTACTAACATATATCGATGAAGAAGGTACGACCCACGAAGAAAAAGTGAAATCGGTAAATGGTGATTATGGGAAAGTATATGATGATTTATATGAAGCCATCATAAATGGTGAAGATAAAGTCATTACAGATGAACAAACACTTCTACAAATGGAATTATTAGAAACGGGAGTTAAAAATTTAAAGTAA
- a CDS encoding PTS system mannose/fructose/sorbose family transporter subunit IID, which yields MKLTKRDRIAIWWRSTFIQGSWNYERMQNGGWAFAMIPAIKRLYQTKEDRSAALERHLEFFNTHPYVASPILGVTLALEEERSNGAPVDDKAIQGVKVGMMGPLAGIGDPVFWFTIKPIIGALAASLALTGNILGPILYFVLWNLLRMGFMWYTQELGYKAGSKITEDLSGGILQDITKGASILGMFILGSLVNRWVAVSFAPTVSEVPLDEGAYIDWDNLPSGAEGIRTALEQQAAGMSLSPNNVTTLQDNLDSLIPGLSGLLLTILCMWLLRKKISPITMILGLFVVGIIFHVIGLM from the coding sequence ATGAAATTAACTAAAAGAGATCGCATCGCTATTTGGTGGCGTTCAACTTTCATTCAAGGTTCTTGGAACTATGAACGTATGCAAAACGGTGGTTGGGCATTTGCAATGATTCCTGCAATTAAACGGTTATATCAAACAAAAGAAGATCGTTCTGCTGCACTAGAACGTCATTTAGAGTTTTTTAATACACATCCATATGTAGCATCACCTATTCTTGGTGTGACTTTAGCACTTGAAGAAGAACGTTCAAATGGTGCGCCAGTTGACGACAAAGCAATCCAAGGGGTTAAAGTTGGTATGATGGGTCCATTGGCTGGTATTGGAGATCCAGTTTTCTGGTTCACAATTAAACCAATTATCGGTGCATTAGCGGCTTCTCTAGCGCTGACTGGTAATATACTTGGCCCAATTCTTTACTTCGTTTTATGGAATCTTCTTCGCATGGGATTCATGTGGTATACACAAGAACTTGGTTACAAAGCCGGTTCCAAAATTACGGAAGATCTATCTGGTGGAATACTTCAGGATATAACCAAAGGCGCCTCGATACTGGGTATGTTCATTCTAGGTTCCTTAGTTAACCGCTGGGTAGCTGTATCATTTGCACCAACTGTATCCGAAGTTCCATTGGATGAAGGTGCCTATATTGATTGGGATAACTTACCTTCTGGTGCAGAAGGAATTAGAACTGCACTGGAACAACAAGCTGCTGGTATGTCGTTAAGTCCAAATAACGTAACGACTTTACAAGATAACTTAGACAGTCTAATTCCAGGTTTATCTGGTTTATTGCTTACCATTCTTTGCATGTGGTTACTTAGAAAGAAAATTTCTCCAATTACAATGATTCTTGGATTGTTCGTTGTTGGTATTATTTTCCACGTAATTGGCTTAATGTAA
- a CDS encoding PTS mannose/fructose/sorbose transporter subunit IIC, translating into MDLTMIQIILVVIIAFIAGIEGILDEFHFHQPIIACTLIGLATGTLVPCLILGGTLQLIALGWANIGAAVAPDAALASVASAIILVLSGRGEAGVDSAIAIAIPLAVAGLLLTIFVRTIATALVHFMDAAAKEGNFRKIEFWHMVAIALQGLRIAIPAALIIAIGAEPVRNLLEAMPDWLTGGMAVGGGMVVAVGFAMVINMMATKEVWPFFAIGFVLATVSSITLVGLGGIGVALALIYITLSKQGGSGNGGNGNTGDPLGNIIEDY; encoded by the coding sequence ATGGATTTGACGATGATTCAAATAATATTAGTTGTTATCATAGCATTTATTGCTGGTATTGAAGGAATATTGGATGAGTTCCACTTCCACCAACCAATCATTGCTTGTACATTAATCGGCTTAGCGACAGGAACCTTAGTCCCATGCCTTATCTTAGGTGGTACGTTACAATTGATTGCTTTAGGTTGGGCAAATATTGGAGCGGCTGTGGCACCTGATGCTGCGTTGGCATCCGTTGCGTCTGCAATTATCCTAGTTTTAAGTGGTCGGGGTGAAGCGGGTGTTGATTCAGCAATTGCGATTGCAATTCCACTTGCAGTTGCAGGTTTACTATTAACAATTTTTGTTCGTACAATTGCAACAGCATTGGTGCATTTCATGGATGCGGCAGCAAAAGAAGGAAATTTCAGAAAAATAGAATTTTGGCATATGGTTGCTATCGCACTACAAGGGTTACGTATTGCAATCCCAGCGGCATTAATCATTGCGATTGGTGCAGAGCCTGTTAGAAATTTACTTGAAGCGATGCCAGATTGGTTAACAGGTGGTATGGCAGTCGGTGGAGGAATGGTCGTAGCAGTTGGTTTTGCTATGGTTATCAACATGATGGCAACAAAAGAAGTATGGCCGTTCTTTGCAATTGGTTTCGTATTAGCCACAGTTTCTTCTATTACACTAGTGGGACTTGGTGGTATCGGTGTAGCACTTGCACTTATTTATATAACACTTTCGAAACAAGGTGGATCAGGTAATGGTGGAAACGGAAACACTGGTGATCCGCTAGGCAATATTATTGAAGACTATTAA
- a CDS encoding mannose/fructose/sorbose PTS transporter subunit IIA, whose amino-acid sequence MVGIVIASHGEFADGILQSGAMIFGEQENVKAVTLMPSEGPDDIKAKMQKAIASFDNQDEVLFLVDLWGGTPFNQANSLMEEHKDRWAIVAGVNLAMVIESYASRLSMNTAHEVAAHILSTAKEAVRVQPEELEPAASTETATGPSDTGAPGKFEYVLARIDSRLLHGQVATAWTRNTLPTRIIVVSDTVAQDELRKKLIQQAAPSGVKAHVVPIAKMIELAKDDQHFGGQRALLLFENPQDVLRAVEGGVPLDTINVGSMSHSIGKVQPNKVLAFSQEDVDTFAKLKEFGVKFDVRKVPNDSQARMDDILKRAQAELNKEKQS is encoded by the coding sequence ATGGTAGGAATTGTAATTGCCAGTCATGGTGAATTTGCTGATGGTATCTTGCAATCTGGAGCGATGATCTTCGGAGAACAAGAAAATGTAAAAGCTGTTACATTGATGCCTAGTGAAGGACCTGATGATATAAAGGCAAAAATGCAAAAAGCAATCGCCTCTTTCGACAACCAAGATGAAGTGTTATTCTTAGTTGATCTTTGGGGTGGAACTCCTTTCAACCAAGCCAACAGCTTAATGGAAGAACACAAAGACAGGTGGGCCATTGTTGCCGGGGTGAACTTAGCAATGGTGATCGAATCTTACGCATCACGCTTATCTATGAACACAGCACATGAAGTTGCGGCACATATTTTAAGTACAGCTAAAGAGGCGGTTAGAGTACAACCTGAAGAATTAGAGCCAGCAGCTTCTACTGAAACTGCTACCGGACCATCAGATACTGGTGCTCCTGGTAAATTTGAATACGTGTTAGCGCGTATTGATTCTCGTTTGCTTCATGGACAGGTGGCGACTGCGTGGACAAGAAATACATTGCCTACACGTATTATCGTTGTATCTGATACAGTGGCTCAGGATGAACTTCGCAAGAAATTAATTCAACAGGCTGCTCCTTCAGGGGTAAAAGCTCACGTTGTTCCTATTGCGAAAATGATCGAGCTTGCAAAAGATGATCAACATTTTGGTGGACAACGAGCATTGCTTCTTTTCGAGAACCCACAAGATGTACTTAGAGCAGTTGAAGGTGGCGTTCCATTAGATACGATTAACGTTGGCTCTATGTCACACTCAATTGGTAAAGTTCAACCGAATAAGGTATTAGCTTTTAGTCAAGAAGATGTAGATACTTTTGCTAAATTAAAAGAATTTGGTGTGAAATTCGATGTGCGTAAAGTACCAAATGATTCGCAAGCAAGGATGGACGACATTCTTAAAAGAGCTCAAGCAGAGTTAAACAAAGAGAAACAATCTTAA
- a CDS encoding DUF956 family protein, with amino-acid sequence MVQSINTKVDLVIKATSHIRVSDYGEIMIGDKGFEFFNKRDARKFIQIPWEEVDYVVASVMFKGKWIPRYAIKTKSSGTYTFSSKDPKKVFRAIREYVDPNRMVQSLGFFGVIKRTFKRKSKK; translated from the coding sequence GTGGTCCAATCAATTAATACAAAAGTTGATTTAGTTATTAAAGCAACCTCACATATAAGAGTTTCCGATTATGGTGAAATCATGATTGGAGATAAAGGGTTTGAATTTTTCAATAAGCGAGATGCGCGTAAGTTTATTCAAATTCCTTGGGAAGAAGTTGATTATGTAGTGGCTTCCGTCATGTTCAAAGGAAAATGGATTCCACGTTACGCTATCAAAACGAAGAGCAGTGGAACGTATACATTTTCTTCTAAAGATCCAAAAAAAGTTTTCCGAGCAATTCGTGAATATGTTGATCCGAATCGTATGGTCCAATCATTAGGTTTCTTTGGTGTAATTAAACGAACTTTTAAGAGAAAATCTAAAAAGTAA
- a CDS encoding SDR family NAD(P)-dependent oxidoreductase, protein MSCLNNQVILVTGANRGQGRAIAQHLATLGAIVAIGARNYNEAKEVAEMIGENHAIPIQLDVTKELEWKSAVDEVINKYGKLDALVNNAGVIKRKPFTETTLDDYQQLINTNQLGVFMGMQAVIPQMEKQQKGSIVNNVSISAFAPISQSSVYAATKASVVAMSKATAIELGPKGIRVNMVHPGGIETTMATQGEGVPAYYDSVPLGRIGQPIEIARAVAFLASDESSYCTGTEIVVDGGMTLGTSDE, encoded by the coding sequence ATGTCATGTTTAAACAACCAGGTCATTCTTGTCACTGGCGCTAATCGAGGACAGGGAAGAGCTATTGCTCAGCATCTTGCCACATTGGGGGCTATAGTAGCGATTGGGGCTCGTAACTATAATGAGGCTAAAGAAGTAGCCGAGATGATTGGTGAGAATCATGCTATTCCAATTCAATTAGATGTAACAAAAGAATTAGAATGGAAATCAGCGGTAGATGAGGTCATAAATAAATATGGCAAGCTTGACGCATTAGTGAATAATGCTGGAGTAATAAAACGCAAACCATTTACAGAAACAACCCTAGATGATTATCAACAGCTAATTAATACTAATCAACTTGGTGTTTTTATGGGGATGCAAGCAGTTATTCCACAAATGGAAAAGCAGCAAAAAGGATCCATTGTAAATAATGTATCGATTTCTGCTTTTGCTCCAATTAGCCAATCCTCTGTTTACGCTGCGACAAAAGCATCTGTTGTTGCAATGTCTAAAGCTACAGCTATTGAATTAGGACCAAAAGGAATTAGAGTAAATATGGTTCATCCAGGTGGCATCGAAACAACAATGGCTACACAAGGAGAAGGTGTTCCAGCTTATTACGATTCCGTACCTTTAGGGCGTATTGGACAACCAATTGAAATTGCTCGAGCTGTAGCCTTCCTTGCATCTGATGAAAGCTCGTATTGTACGGGTACAGAAATTGTAGTAGACGGTGGAATGACCCTGGGTACTTCAGATGAGTAA
- a CDS encoding sulfite exporter TauE/SafE family protein translates to MEILAFIIIILIASVLQTSTGFGFSILATPFLFLLFEPIEAIQINLILSLVISSALIIKIRKDIDFGILRRFVVGSVMGLPVGIMIFLLVDIDRLKLGVSLIILVLTIMLILTFRINQNKKRDLIVGGLSGLFTTSIGMPGPPLLLYFSGTDTKKEKLRGTTLAFYLFIYFISLVIQVIFAGTNKIIWVSSLWALPLVFVGLYLGQLLFKRINQSVFRIFTYIILLFTGIYLLIESLGLL, encoded by the coding sequence ATGGAGATACTAGCATTTATAATAATTATTTTAATCGCTTCCGTACTTCAAACGAGTACAGGATTCGGATTCTCAATTTTGGCTACTCCATTTCTTTTTTTATTATTTGAACCAATTGAGGCAATTCAAATTAACTTAATATTGTCTTTAGTTATTTCTAGTGCATTAATAATAAAAATTAGAAAAGATATTGATTTTGGCATCCTTCGAAGATTTGTGGTAGGAAGTGTTATGGGTCTGCCTGTTGGAATTATGATCTTCTTGTTAGTTGATATAGATAGATTAAAGTTGGGCGTGAGCCTTATTATCTTAGTGTTAACAATAATGCTCATTCTTACGTTTCGAATTAACCAAAATAAGAAGAGAGATTTAATTGTTGGTGGACTATCAGGTTTATTCACAACAAGTATCGGTATGCCAGGACCACCATTATTATTATATTTTTCAGGTACAGATACTAAAAAGGAGAAATTAAGAGGAACTACACTAGCCTTTTATTTATTTATATATTTTATTAGTTTAGTCATTCAAGTGATTTTTGCTGGAACAAATAAGATAATCTGGGTATCAAGTTTATGGGCCTTACCTTTAGTTTTTGTAGGATTGTATTTGGGACAACTATTATTTAAAAGGATTAACCAAAGTGTTTTCCGTATATTTACATATATAATCTTATTATTTACAGGGATTTACTTACTAATAGAAAGTTTGGGGTTATTATAA
- a CDS encoding response regulator transcription factor, whose translation MNELILVVEDDQQIHEMVANHLKKEGYRVVSAFDGDEAITLFSQEKIDLILLDLMLPSKNGIDIVKEIREENLLPILIMSAKDSDVDKALGLGFGADDYIGKPFSLIEMTARINAALRRSNQYTQSPSANQGNKVAIMNLIIDLDNFTVLKNGKEINLTAKEFQILSLLAIHPNQVFTKGQLFESVWKDVYYGDENVINVHIRRLRSKIEDDPSKPTYIKTIWGIGYKMELSK comes from the coding sequence TTGAACGAATTGATTTTAGTAGTGGAGGATGATCAGCAGATTCATGAAATGGTTGCTAATCATCTTAAGAAAGAAGGATACAGGGTTGTCTCTGCATTTGATGGAGATGAAGCAATAACGCTTTTTTCTCAGGAAAAAATTGATTTAATACTGCTTGATTTAATGCTCCCATCTAAGAATGGGATCGATATTGTAAAAGAAATCCGTGAAGAAAATTTACTACCAATTTTAATCATGTCCGCAAAAGATAGTGATGTTGACAAGGCACTAGGACTTGGTTTTGGAGCAGATGACTATATTGGCAAACCATTTTCCTTAATTGAAATGACCGCAAGAATAAATGCCGCATTACGACGATCAAACCAGTATACACAGAGCCCCTCCGCTAATCAGGGAAACAAAGTAGCGATAATGAACCTTATAATTGATTTGGATAACTTTACAGTCTTAAAAAACGGAAAAGAAATCAACTTAACGGCAAAAGAATTTCAAATATTAAGTTTATTAGCTATACATCCCAACCAGGTATTTACCAAAGGACAACTTTTTGAGAGTGTTTGGAAAGATGTCTATTATGGGGACGAAAACGTCATAAATGTTCATATTAGAAGACTGAGAAGTAAAATTGAAGATGATCCTTCCAAACCAACGTATATAAAAACCATTTGGGGAATTGGCTATAAAATGGAGCTAAGCAAATGA